In Kineococcus sp. NBC_00420, a single genomic region encodes these proteins:
- a CDS encoding nitrilase-related carbon-nitrogen hydrolase, which translates to MTTLRVALVQAAWTGDKESMIEAHEEYARQAADAGAQIVCFQELFYGPYFGITQDSKYYAYAESVPGPTVKRFQALAAELGLVMVLPVYEEEQPGVLYNTAAVVDSDGKYLGKYRKHHIPHLDRFWEKFYFRPGNLGYPVFETSVGKVGVYICYDRHFPEGWRALGLAGAEIVFNPNASKPSLSNRLWELEQPTAAAANGYFVAVPNRVGTETGEFGDDAVPFYGTSYIADPMGNFVGEKAGSENPELLIRDLDMDLIRTARTDWQFYRDRRPDSYGDLVRP; encoded by the coding sequence ATGACGACGCTGCGCGTCGCACTGGTCCAGGCCGCCTGGACCGGCGACAAGGAGAGCATGATCGAGGCGCACGAGGAGTACGCGCGCCAGGCCGCCGACGCCGGTGCGCAGATCGTGTGCTTCCAGGAACTCTTCTACGGTCCGTACTTCGGGATCACCCAGGACAGCAAGTACTACGCCTACGCCGAGTCCGTCCCGGGCCCCACGGTCAAGCGGTTCCAGGCGCTGGCCGCGGAACTCGGCCTCGTGATGGTCCTGCCCGTCTACGAGGAGGAACAACCCGGCGTCCTCTACAACACCGCGGCAGTCGTCGACTCCGACGGAAAGTACCTCGGCAAGTACCGCAAGCACCACATCCCGCACCTGGACCGGTTCTGGGAGAAGTTCTACTTCCGCCCCGGCAACCTGGGCTACCCCGTCTTCGAGACCTCCGTCGGCAAGGTCGGGGTCTACATCTGCTACGACCGGCACTTCCCCGAGGGCTGGCGAGCCCTGGGTCTGGCCGGCGCCGAGATCGTCTTCAACCCCAACGCCTCCAAACCCTCGCTGTCCAACCGGCTCTGGGAACTCGAGCAGCCCACCGCGGCCGCCGCCAACGGGTACTTCGTCGCCGTCCCGAACCGGGTCGGGACCGAGACCGGCGAGTTCGGGGACGACGCGGTGCCGTTCTACGGGACCAGCTACATCGCCGACCCGATGGGGAACTTCGTGGGCGAGAAGGCCGGCAGCGAGAACCCGGAACTGCTGATCCGCGACCTCGACATGGACCTCATCCGCACGGCCCGCACCGACTGGCAGTTCTACCGCGACCGTCGCCCCGACTCCTACGGCGACCTGGTCCGGCCGTGA
- the hydA gene encoding dihydropyrimidinase, translated as MTTGRRTLVENGTLVSSTGAVRTDVLIEGETVVALLAPGSFAFEVDTRIDATGCYVLPGGVDVHTHMEMPFGGTEASDTFATGTRAAAWGGTTTIVDFVVQRTGEVVERALETWHAKAAGNSAIDYGFHMILGGVDEDSLTAMDSLVAHEGITSFKLFMAYPGVFYSDDGQILRAMQRATDNGATIMMHAENGTAIDVLVQQALARGDTDPVFHGTTRPAALEAEAVNRAIALADVAGGTPLYVVHVSASQALERIATERAKGANVFAETCPQYLYLTLEDHLGAGGPGSFEGAKYACSTPLRSRHEPHAADLWRGLRTDDLAVVSTDHCPFCFKDQKQLGRGDFSKIPNGMGGVEHRMDLVHQGVVDGHLSLQRWVETCSTTPARMFGMYPRKGSVSPGSDADVVIYDPAATTRISAETHHMNIDYSAFEGFELTGSVRTVLSRGAVIVDRGTYSGSPGHGRFVPRGLSQYLR; from the coding sequence GTGACCACGGGACGGAGGACTCTCGTCGAGAACGGAACCCTGGTCTCCTCGACGGGCGCCGTCCGCACCGACGTGCTGATCGAGGGCGAGACCGTCGTGGCCCTGCTGGCCCCCGGGTCCTTCGCGTTCGAAGTGGACACCCGGATCGACGCGACCGGCTGCTACGTCCTGCCCGGCGGGGTCGACGTGCACACCCACATGGAGATGCCCTTCGGCGGGACCGAGGCGAGCGACACGTTCGCGACGGGAACCCGCGCCGCGGCCTGGGGCGGCACCACGACGATCGTCGACTTCGTCGTCCAGCGCACCGGCGAGGTCGTCGAGCGGGCGCTGGAGACCTGGCACGCCAAGGCCGCCGGGAACTCCGCGATCGACTACGGGTTCCACATGATCCTCGGTGGCGTGGACGAGGACTCGCTCACGGCAATGGACTCCCTCGTCGCCCACGAGGGCATCACCAGCTTCAAGCTCTTCATGGCCTACCCGGGGGTGTTCTACTCCGACGACGGCCAGATCCTGCGGGCCATGCAGCGCGCCACCGACAACGGCGCCACGATCATGATGCACGCCGAGAACGGCACCGCCATCGACGTCCTCGTCCAGCAGGCCCTGGCCCGCGGCGACACCGACCCCGTGTTCCACGGCACCACCCGCCCCGCCGCGCTCGAGGCGGAGGCCGTCAACCGGGCCATCGCCCTCGCCGACGTCGCCGGCGGGACCCCCCTCTACGTCGTGCACGTCTCGGCCTCCCAGGCGCTGGAACGCATCGCGACCGAACGCGCGAAGGGTGCGAACGTCTTCGCCGAGACGTGCCCGCAGTACCTCTACCTGACGCTCGAGGACCACCTGGGAGCCGGTGGACCGGGGAGTTTCGAGGGCGCCAAGTACGCCTGCTCCACTCCCCTGCGCTCCAGGCACGAGCCGCACGCCGCGGACCTGTGGAGGGGTCTGCGCACCGACGATCTCGCGGTGGTCTCCACCGACCACTGCCCGTTCTGCTTCAAGGACCAGAAGCAACTGGGCCGGGGGGACTTCTCGAAGATCCCCAACGGCATGGGCGGGGTGGAGCACCGGATGGACCTCGTCCACCAGGGGGTCGTCGACGGGCACCTGTCGTTGCAGCGCTGGGTCGAGACCTGTTCCACCACGCCGGCCCGGATGTTCGGGATGTACCCGCGCAAGGGCAGCGTGTCCCCCGGTTCGGACGCCGACGTCGTGATCTACGACCCGGCCGCGACCACCCGGATCTCGGCCGAGACCCACCACATGAACATCGACTACTCGGCCTTCGAGGGTTTCGAGCTGACCGGGTCCGTCCGCACCGTCCTGTCCCGCGGTGCGGTGATCGTCGACCGCGGGACGTACTCGGGCAGCCCGGGCCACGGGAGGTTCGTCCCCCGCGGCCTGTCCCAGTACCTGCGCTGA
- a CDS encoding TIGR03842 family LLM class F420-dependent oxidoreductase has product MDFGVVLQTTPPASRVVDLSRIAETYGFSHVWTFDSHVLWEEPYVIHSAILQATRKVVVGPMVTNPATREWSVTASTYATLNEMYGPRTICGIGRGDSAVRTLSGKPTTLATLRESVHVIRELANGRPVEHRGQTVRFPWATDHGAGRQTEVWVAAYGPKALQLTGEVADGFILQLADPDITAWTIRTVKDAAAAAGRDPETVKICVAAPAYVTDGSRAGLYHAREQCRWFGGMVGNHVADIVERYGSDSNVPAALTDYIEGREGYDYNQHGQVGNTHADFVPDEIVDRFCLLGSPAEQIARLRDLEDLGVDQFALYLQHDAKEQTLRAYGDLVLPALAETVTALS; this is encoded by the coding sequence ATGGACTTCGGCGTCGTGCTGCAGACCACCCCACCCGCCTCCCGGGTGGTCGACCTGTCCCGGATCGCGGAGACCTACGGGTTCTCCCACGTCTGGACGTTCGACTCCCACGTCCTGTGGGAGGAGCCCTACGTCATCCACTCCGCGATCCTGCAGGCCACCCGCAAGGTGGTCGTGGGACCGATGGTCACCAACCCGGCCACCCGCGAGTGGTCGGTGACGGCCTCGACCTACGCGACGTTGAACGAGATGTACGGGCCGCGGACGATCTGCGGCATCGGCCGGGGAGACTCCGCCGTGCGGACGTTGTCGGGGAAACCCACGACGCTGGCGACACTGCGCGAGTCGGTCCACGTGATCCGGGAACTGGCCAACGGCCGGCCCGTCGAGCACCGCGGCCAGACCGTGCGGTTCCCGTGGGCGACCGACCACGGAGCCGGCCGGCAGACCGAGGTGTGGGTGGCCGCCTACGGCCCCAAGGCGTTGCAGCTCACCGGGGAGGTCGCCGACGGGTTCATCCTGCAGCTCGCCGACCCCGACATCACCGCCTGGACCATCAGGACGGTGAAGGACGCGGCGGCGGCCGCGGGCCGTGACCCCGAGACCGTGAAGATCTGCGTCGCCGCCCCCGCCTACGTCACCGACGGCAGCCGGGCCGGCCTGTACCACGCCCGGGAGCAGTGCCGGTGGTTCGGCGGGATGGTCGGCAACCACGTCGCCGACATCGTCGAACGCTACGGCAGCGACAGCAACGTGCCCGCGGCGTTGACGGACTACATCGAGGGCCGCGAGGGCTACGACTACAACCAGCACGGCCAGGTCGGCAACACCCACGCCGACTTCGTGCCCGACGAGATCGTCGACCGGTTCTGCCTGCTCGGCTCCCCCGCCGAGCAGATCGCCCGGCTGCGGGACCTGGAGGACCTGGGGGTGGACCAGTTCGCCCTGTACCTGCAGCACGACGCCAAGGAACAGACGCTGCGCGCCTACGGCGACCTCGTCCTGCCGGCCCTGGCCGAGACCGTGACGGCCCTCTCATGA
- a CDS encoding PucR family transcriptional regulator, which translates to MHSTGNAAETAAVRSVLLELLGDVDALAERFVTQLMEVVPYADGAVERARLLDDGVNTYERVLRRLVDLPVPDRLVELSRAVGRHRAQIDVPLSAVTTGTRLHFRVVWEELADRLTSEALVAAVTLPVQLWQAVEEHSNDVQIGYHEAATALAYERDRDRRRIVEAFLDSDGEDGDLLARAAAVLGAGVGDDVFCAFVPSRTAVAGLVGNSAGVRLHEWRGGTVVLATRPRGTWPADEVAAGRAAVPAVLRSVPCGVGPLARGLARLPRAVRVAQQVAGALPAGATGPVRPADNALAVAARALGAIRDDLADDVLHDLLALTPPERDRLLETLDTFTATGSVAVTAERTFCHRNTVLNRLRRITECTGLDVTVPDQAVVLLLALTAWRQRTGG; encoded by the coding sequence ATGCACAGCACCGGAAACGCGGCCGAAACGGCGGCCGTGCGCTCGGTCCTGCTGGAACTGCTCGGCGACGTCGACGCGCTGGCCGAACGCTTCGTCACCCAGCTGATGGAGGTCGTGCCCTACGCCGACGGCGCCGTCGAGCGTGCCCGGCTCCTCGACGACGGGGTCAACACCTACGAACGGGTGCTGCGCCGGCTCGTGGACCTGCCCGTCCCGGACCGCCTGGTGGAGCTCTCCCGCGCGGTGGGCCGGCACCGGGCGCAGATCGACGTCCCGCTCTCGGCCGTCACCACCGGGACGCGGTTGCACTTCCGGGTCGTGTGGGAGGAACTCGCCGACCGGTTGACGTCCGAGGCGCTGGTCGCCGCGGTCACGTTGCCGGTGCAGTTGTGGCAGGCCGTCGAGGAGCACTCCAACGACGTCCAGATCGGCTACCACGAGGCGGCGACCGCCCTGGCCTACGAACGCGACCGGGACCGCCGACGCATCGTCGAGGCCTTCCTGGACTCCGACGGTGAGGACGGGGACCTGCTGGCCCGGGCAGCCGCGGTGCTGGGCGCCGGGGTCGGTGACGACGTCTTCTGCGCGTTCGTGCCCTCCCGCACGGCCGTGGCCGGGCTCGTCGGGAACTCCGCCGGTGTGCGACTGCACGAGTGGCGCGGCGGGACCGTCGTCCTGGCGACGCGGCCCCGGGGGACCTGGCCCGCCGACGAGGTCGCGGCGGGACGGGCCGCCGTCCCCGCGGTGCTGCGTTCGGTGCCCTGCGGGGTCGGTCCGCTGGCGCGTGGACTGGCTCGCCTGCCGCGGGCGGTCCGGGTGGCCCAGCAGGTCGCGGGGGCGCTGCCGGCGGGGGCGACCGGACCGGTGCGCCCTGCGGACAACGCGCTGGCCGTCGCGGCCCGCGCGCTGGGGGCGATCCGCGACGACCTGGCCGACGACGTGCTGCACGACCTGCTCGCCCTCACCCCACCCGAGCGCGACCGGCTGCTGGAGACCCTCGACACCTTCACCGCGACGGGTTCCGTCGCGGTGACGGCGGAGCGGACGTTCTGCCACCGCAACACCGTGCTGAACCGGCTCCGGCGCATCACCGAGTGCACGGGACTCGACGTGACCGTGCCCGACCAGGCGGTCGTCCTGCTGCTCGCCCTCACCGCCTGGCGGCAGCGCACGGGTGGCTGA